The Glycine max cultivar Williams 82 chromosome 3, Glycine_max_v4.0, whole genome shotgun sequence sequence GCTGCTGTATTTGACATTGTGAATGCTCGAGAAAAGCAGAGGAAGGTCACGATAAGTGATTTGGCTATTGTCTCCAATGGGGGTAAGGGGACATTTCATGTGGAGGACAAACCAGTGGATGCTGTGTCCTTTGCAGCTAATGGTAATGTGGAAGAGGTGGTACTTTCTCCTGAAAATGGAAATGTGGAGTTGTCTTATCCAGACTTGGTAAAACTTTGTAAAGAGATGGATGCTGCTGGGCTTCACAAATTCATATCTGACAACCGTAAGAACCTTGCTGCTGTAAGGGAGGAAATACCACATGCATTAAGAGCAGCTCCTAACGCCGCCTGTTTAGTTTTAGATTCTCTGAAGGGGTTTTACTGTACAGAAGTGTCAAATCAGGACGTAAAGAAGGATGCTAACTTACTGGGTGTTCGCCGAACATGTATCATGCTGATGGAATGTCTATGTGATTTCCTGAGCAACTCAGGTTGTGTTTCTAATGTAATTTCAGAAGATATCAAGGACCGGGCTAAGGCAGTTGCTGAAGAATGGAAACCCAGATTGGATGCTCTTGACATGGATGCTAGCAATGTGAATTCCTTGGAGGCTCATGCATTTTTGCAACTTCTAGCCAGTTTTGGTATTGCCTCTGGTTTTAATGAGGAGGAGTTATCTAGGCTAATTCCAATGGTATCTCGACGTCGCCAAACTGCTGATTTATGTCGTTGCCTTGGGTTGTCAGAGAAGATGCCTGGTGTGCATTTGTTCTTTACTTCTTTTATAGTGTTTGACAAATATCAAGATCTCAAATAAAGCATCTCagattttgaacaaaaatctgATACAactaaaggattttttttaagttgacttttattttttattctatatgcCAAGTTTTCATATAATTATCTCATGCTCATGTATCTATTTCtttgaatataattttgaatttttactatgaaaaaattGTTCCCTTAGGTTTCTCTTTGGTGATAATATATATGCCATCTTGCTAAAGTACCATGTGCCTTGCAAAATCATCCATTAGTGAATAGTAATAGGATTTTTCCAAGTCCtctaaactttttaataattgaatgattgtaTTTGACCACTCTTCATGAATGAGCTTGCCGGATGCTTCTTGTTAAATTatagaaagggaaaaaaatatattaaaggaaacatgaaattttaataagtaATGACTTTTATGCTTTCATGAAAGTGATTGAAGGTTATCAAATATCAAATGAGGTGCATTATTATATGTTAGGATGCtcaaagaaaattaatgaatgTAAATTATTAATGTGATATAAATTATGCTGTAAGAATTAAGAAAATCTAGGAAACTTATCACATTACAAAGTAAGCAGTGATAGACTTTAATGATAACATTAGACCTTCACCTTAGTTTCTAAGCATCATCCCAAAGTGGCTTGTGACATGCAAACATAAATGACTTTAGCATCTGTATTATTCAAAGAGTGAGGTAACTAAAGTATTTTatctgtttattttaatttttaatgattcattttactttttcttgTGCAGGTGTCATTGAAGTTTTGGTGAATAGTGGGCGGCAAATTGATGCTGTTAACTTGGCTTTTGCATTTGATCTTACAGAACAATTTTCACCCATTCCTTTACTGAAGTCTTACTTGAAGGATGCTAGAAAAATTTCTTCTCCTGTCAGAAGTGTTAACTCATCTCCCACTGCACAGGTAAGTTGTTGAGCATCTGTTTTATCACAATATCATGTAATTATTCCCTCTGTTGTTTCTTGTAATAATTTGAACTGGTGCTCTGAAAGTTCTTCAGACTTTATTTCCCAGTTTCTATGGAAGTTATCTATAGTTTTATAGTCATCATGAATTTTTGAGCTTGGTAATTGCAAATGAATGATTGTATAGAATGGTTTTTGTAGTCATCATGAAATATTTTGCAGAATCAAAAACTCCTCTAATTGAGGTGCAATCTTATGAGTTCTTTCCCAATTTTATTATGCTTTCATATTTGTTtacttatttgatttgattaggAATTTGGCTAAGGTTACTTATTTAATTGAGGTGCAATCTTTTGACATCTTACTAGATTACCTTCATGCATAAATGACtacaatatgttaaaaaataagtaatggcTAAATTTGTGTGTAGTATCATCAATGGAAAGAGATTCAGAATATATCTAATCAATTGTAGATATGTTTTCCACataattctagttttttttaattaatagaacTTGTTATACAAATATGCATCATTTggatatttattaagaaaaagaagtttATTTAAACGAAATACATCATACCCAATCTGTATCCTAACTCAGTTTTGACTTTCATTACACACCTTCTAGATGTTGAAAATatatctataatttattttgcattcaactttcttattaaaaaattcaaaatatggtCTATGAAATCCTTTAGTTAGCAAGTCAGCTGTTTGTTGCACATCCTCCTTCTAACTTTTCTTTTATGATGTTCCTATCGATGTCCACATGTTTGCTCTTGTCATGCTGTACTAGGGTGGTGTGCAAGATGAAACATTGATTGTTGCCTGCCTCTTTATGACAAATATAGCTTCGTTGGCCTTCAATTGTTCTTTTCCTCTTTAGTTTTTCTAGAACCCTTTCATCCCCAATAATTCACATATCCCCATGTTCCTTTGAGAAACCAGtttgaaaaatcaatatttGTTTTAGACTATGCATCTTCCAATGTAAAAAAGCATTTCGGTGGCCTtaggttttcaatttcaaattctgatTCCAAGCACTTCTACCTTTCCATTTCAGTAAGATCATCTCCCACGTGTATGATACCAGCTTAGACGATCAAAATAGCAATTTCCTGGCTGATGAAATTTTACGAATAGTGTGTGATCTGTCTGCTCAAGAGTACCTTTGTTTCTTTAAGGACTTgtatatctctcaaaccatgccTTAGGTGACCGTTTCAAATGATAGTATGATACAACAACTTTTCAGTTTACATACTTCAGAACCAAACCTTTATCAAAACCCTGTGGAGGCTCCATGTAGACTCTCTCTTCAAGGGCATTTAGGAATGCGTTCTAGATATGTAGATGTTATATTGGACAATCCAGATTTGCAGCAATCTAGAGAAGCACTATCAGTACTGAGTTTATCTAGAGGTGTGAAGGTTTGTGTGAGGGGTTGATGACCAATGGAATAAGACTAAGAAGGTTGAGTTAGAACGGAATATGAATGAGGGGTTTTCTTGTAATTTCCTAAACATGTGACAGTGAAGGATAGAAAGTGATGGCAGTTCCTTCGTGATAATCCTGTTTGGAAGTTTGAAAGTCccttgaattttaaattctttatttttgacaGCAGTGCTTAATATAATTAACACCAATGACCTACTGCAAGTTTGTTGGCCACATAAGGCTATTTCCCCTTATATGTTTGTTATGTTTTGTTGTCAGCTCAGAATTTGTTATTCATTTGTTCTTATATTTTCTGCTGCCACTTTATGAAATCTTTAATTTTGGAATTGTTGGGTATTCCCTAGGTCATTGGACTAGTCTTGCCGACTAGCTTAACTGGGTCTGGTAGAACTAAAGAAACTAAATTTTTGTTGCAAATCTTTGCTATACTTTCGTACATTTAGTTGGAGCataatttttgcatttttaaggattttttttttttggattagtATTGTCTCTAGGATAAGTTAGGCACTTGGTTTCTTTTGGATATAAAACCGTTCATGAGTCTTCACCATAATAActtagtgtgtgtttggatttAAGTTGGAAATGCGGTGCACATGGTTCTATGCAAATCCAACGGATAAAAGTACGTTGAAAGTAAAAGTAAGGGTGGTGATGCTTCTGCAATCATACGTTTGCCTCAAACATACGTTTGTAACCTTCTACCCAAACACACTTAAGCTTTTGGGTTCATGACTTGGTAGAGATTCTATGATCAAAATGGACacaattttgttaatttgttctgTGAATATAGATGTAATGGCGATAAAGAGCTTTCACGTATGAGGTCTGGGAACTTTGTGGAGTGTGGCATTGCTGCAACTGAAACAATGGGGACAAAATTGCTTGATTCCAAAAAATTAGAGGGATGAAAAGTGATTGAAGAGACATTCACTGTCTTGGTTTGACCGAGGGTTGTGCTTTGGTTCCATTAGGTCCTTCTTTATATGCTTGAAAGTTGAAGATGCCCAGTGATCTTGATCTTGATGTTTGATAATTAACTTGTTTATacagatatatattttttctatgaatATTCCTAATTACTTGCTATTGCCTCAGATTGATGTTAATGATCGAGAACTGATTGCACTTAAAGCTGTAATTAAGTGTATTGAAGATCACAAACTTGATGACCAGTACCCTCTGGATCCTCTCCAGAAGCGAGCGACCCAACTCGAGAAGGCCAAGGCTGACAAGAAAAGGGTAACTGAAGCAACAAAGCCTCAACCCAAGAGACCCCGTGCTAATGGTGTGGGATATGGCCCGCGTGTCACTAACATTCTATCTGACAAAACTTCTTATGCTAGAGTTGCTGACAGGTATCCTCAATACGTGTATGACCGACCTTACATGTACCCTGCACCAACTGACAATCACTGCCCTCCTCTCATGGGTTCTGCAACTTATAACATCTCTCCTAATCCTGGCAACTACTTTGGAAATGGCTATCAGTACCAAGCTACATATCTCCACTAGTTAGCACAGATGATGGTGAACTGATGACTAAGAAGCTACATATCCCTTTGTTTAATATTTAGTCTTAAGTCTTAACCCTTAAGCTGTTGTATGTTGCACTTTATCTATGTAGTCTTTAAGAATTGCTGAAACAGGTAAAATGTCATGTTAAATTTTAACTTCTGTGCTAGAAGATATTCTGATCCTCTAATGTATGTACTCTGTTCTCGTTTTGTAAAAtatctttctttgtttcttagATCTGAGATCTGTGATTGTCATTTTTCACTGAATCTAACAAACTACAGTTTTATGACTTGTTTCATGTTTTCCTCTCCAGTAAAGTGTATATCATCTATCTACGTCACGGAGACGGGTAAATTTTGAGAAATcttagggtgtgtttgatttgcatttttattttctgttttcattttctcaaaactattttcattttcaaaatattagaattctgaaaacatgtttggtttgacttcttgttttctgttttcaagaaataaaaacactgaaaatgcgttttcaaaaggaaatgtatttttagatttgcttaaaattacattccttgTCATCgcgttttcattttatccaaaatgaGGTTCCTGGTTTTGactgaaaacgagattttattgttttcagtttttagttcatttggaaaaatattttcactgaaaatgaaaacagaaatccaatcaaacacattttcatcgtcattttttatttccagtgaaaatgaaaacaaaaaataaccaaaccaaacacccccttaaATTTTGGAAAGTTCATGAAATCTAATTTGATCCAATGCACATTGTTTTGAAGATTGAAGGTCTTACGTTGTATGTTTTGTTCCATCACTTTGGTAATCAAATTTGTGACTTTTAGACCAAATTGTTGAGATTAgtccctgttttttttttggcaaaattgtatttttggttcCTCAGTTTATCTCCAGTTTCGAATTTGGTCCTcaagtaatttaattcacaaatttggtctccttattttgtaaaattgtgcAATGTTGATCCCCTAGGTCACAATTGGACGTTAATCGTTAACAAGTGATGTCGACTGTCAcgtgtcacgttcttattgAATGATGACTGCCACGTGTCATGTTTTGATTGAtcaatgaaaacaataatttatttctttcatgGAGTTGATAtccaatcagaacatgacacgtgGCAATCAACATCACTTGTTAACCTCAACGTCCAATTATGGTCTGGAGGACCAACATTgcacaattttacaaaatagaaggaccaaatttgtgaatattAGTGGGGGACCAAATCCAAAACTGGAGATAAACTGATaaaccaaatttacaattttgcctttttttttaactcgactttttcttttttttcattttttgttcacCACTAAGTTAATCTTATAATTCGTTTCCCATTGAGATTAGTTCCttgttgaaattgaaaaaggaagtgatagtaatatattgtttttaacACTTATGtgtattaaatttattgaaaaactaGTCGGTAACCCGTGCATACGCACGGGTCATTTTGCTAAATGATTTTTGatgaaagaattaaaagaaaggtattgtaaaaaaacaaaaagactaacattcatatattattattatcatcatcatcatcatcatcatcatgtagGCTTTgggttccttaaaaaaaatacactttgGGACTTTATTATTCAACATTGTCCTGTGAATCCTATTGTTGCAACCCTTGCATGGACAAAACACAATCATCTTCAGTACCACCGTTGTTACGGCAGGTTGTCccaaaaatcaaaccacaaaaaaacagaccaaaaaaagtaaaagaaccGTAATCAAAATCgcaaaaaatagaatgaagatcagAAGAGAACTCTATCAAAATTAGAAAATCCAACACACACAACACATTCCAATCTTCAAAGCAAACTCACTCATTTGATATTGTGATTCTCTTGCTCCATTGTGCCCACCAAAGATGCAACACACTTGTTGGGAATAACAACCGTGtcctatttatttacaaaaacaaaattaaaatatcaaaataaaaaaaacaaaagatggaTAAAAGTCGGAGAAAGAAAAGATTAACGAAAAGAGAGAGTATTAAGGAAGAAAAGGAGATAAATGGAATAAGAGAAGATTTGGGATTTGAGCCAGATTATTAAGCGAAATTAAATGGGAAATTGAAATCCGCCAATTAGAGAATGACACACACCAGGAAccttaaagaaaaatatctcAATGTTCACTCCCGACCTTACAACATAAAAAAGAGTCTTCAGCTAGAGCAtgcataataataacaacaacaacaacaacaacaacaacaataaaattaaatagaattcTAATCCAGCTTCCTGCaccaacaataaattttatgatttaaaatgtaaaactgAAGTATGATATAAACAGTATAAATAGCAGTATACTTTTGGAGGCTCCTataattgttaataataataataataataataataaatcattttagGTATGGGCACAACAGGTATATCTCTTTTATTAGATAGTTTATTGCAAGAAGCTGGATtaggattttatttaattttattgttgttgttgttattatattattattatcattattatttttattgttataattattattattattattattattattattattattattattaattttcatttttgtttttgtgattcTGATGGTTGGgtgattatttgtttaaaagGCTGCATTAGGTTCTCCTTAGGACGATATCACGACTCGCGAGCTTCGAGCCTCACCTTTCTGGCAACAAAGGTGGCGAGATTCCGACAAAGCGATGAGAGAAAAAGTTGAAACTGCGCTTTTTAGAGAGAGAATTTCATTTTGGTTTTGGAGAAGGAAGAACACGCTTCTGAAGAAGGAATAGGTAAACGATAAtacaaaaaatgggttttcGGAGATGGGAGGAAGCGTGTTGCACGTCCACATCGACATGATTGGAGAAGCCTGGACAGAGAGACACGTGGGAGAGGCAACAGGAGAATTAAGTGAAATTAAATGGAGAGTTAGAAAATGAAACACGAATTaataagaatgaagaaagaagagataaatccATAGCAGAATAgcatgaaatttgaaattgaagtaCCTCTCAAATAGCTTGAACCTtccatcaaaataataataatcataataataataaacatgcatAAAACAAAGCACAAAGAAAGAAACTTGTCGACCGGATATTTTTTCGTGGATCACCTTGCGAGCAGGAAAatcagaaaggaaaaaaaaacaggaaATATCAGTAAGGAAggaaaaacatgaaacaaactaaataataataataataatgataataatgataataataataataataataataataatatttcctTTTGCTGATTTTGCACCTCGAGTTGTACATCCACTcaacaaaacatcaatttattttcttccctaatcctttttatttattttctgattaGAAAACAAACTAAGAAACTATAGGAGAATAGAACTtacatcataataataataataataataataataataataataataataataaacatgcatAAAACAAAGCACACAGAAAGAAACTTGATGGTTGAATGTAATCAAATGtaataatgacaaaaatatgatacaatgattcaacaattaattacgtgtatattaatatttaatgaattgtTATATATAGTAATCAATTATTATATGCTAATAAATGTAACgaaagtcataatttttttaagctgAATCATCGTTTGTTATGATGATTTGATTGGATAATAatcaaagtaattaaaaaaattcaattgaaataaTATGTTTACTATTACTATTAGCATCaacattgaataaattaaataaatattaattgattacatattaataatttaataaataaattaataataacagttaaagtattatatattaacCTTAATGATACGATAATTCAAATacaaattagaaattttaaaatcttgCATGATTTCAGTTTCAATTTTATAGacacaataaagaaaaacatgaaacaaacaactataactaaataataataataataataataataatattgccTTTTGCTGATACAGTGCCTCCAGTTGTACATCAACTCAACAAAgcatcaatttattttcttcccagatcctttttatttattttctgattaGAAAACAAACTAAGAAACTATAGAAGAACAGAacttacataataataataataatgatttgtAGAGAATGACAAGGTGGTGGAGTCTTGGGATGCGTGTAAATCAAAGGGGAGGGAGAAGAAAAAGGAGGATGAAGGGGGTGCGCCTGAGGCTGGGTGTTGGGTTAGGTTGAGGTTCATTTTGGGAGCTGCATTTCTTCAAGATCCAAGGTTGATACCTCAGTCAGTGACACTGGCACCAGCACTCATTATGGTAAATTCATCACTATTTTACTCTTATTtcatgcttttatttatttatttatttttatatacttcTATTGGTTTTTTAAAGCATACATTGAATATTTTCCTTGTAATTAAAGGATCATATGCGTGGAATGATGTTAAAGTTGAAAATATTAATGCTGTATAACTActattatgaataattttatgaCAGAAACTTGATGTAATGTGTAGGATCCAAGCGCCACGAATACAGAGAAATTTCTAGTCTTTTTCCGATAGTTGATATCCAATTCCAAGCTCTGGATTTAATAGCAACTATAATAGAATCTAGATTACATCTTCCTTGTTTGAAAATAGTTGCATTTCTATTCATTTCCAATCAACTTGTTGGTTACTCATGTTTAAAGATAGAAATAAAGAGAAGTAACCCCGCAAAGTAAATAATTATGCTATAagattatatagtttttttatcagcgctataagattatatataatttgtagtataataaaattttagtgttaATTTCATTGCTATAACAGATTTGTAATTCCTTTTGGGCTATTGAATAACTATTCAAAGGTGTAGTTAAAGATGCTAGCAAAATGTGTTTCAAccataaagttaaaataacaaTCACATTTCAGATCATGCTTCTATTGAGAAAATAATCAAGATATTTCAATTCTGATCATAAGTATCAAATGTCATGTTGATGTTCAATTATTCCCTAATAAGTCCCCTAGCTAGCAACAAATAactccaaaaattaaaattatatagcagttagttagttagaatcAACTAAGCAAATGCCTCTTTAACATGATCTCATTCTAATTCTTCCCTCGTGAATGGAATAGGTGTGGTAGTCCTCTGTGGGGTCAAACCAAAGCATGTGCCTCATCTTACGCCCACCAGTCTCATTCTTATATACATTAGTTTGAATCAAATATGACTCTCCTGTTTTGTTCCCCAAAAACTCAAAATCAAGCTCATCTCTTTTTGGCCCCGCACCATTTTCTGAGCACATCTGCAACAATTCCCAACTCATCACAATGGAATCATAGAAACATAGAGGGaaactcattaaaaaataaacaatgtatAAGTGGATAAAACATAGAAGCattctcaaaaaagaa is a genomic window containing:
- the LOC100806993 gene encoding FRIGIDA-like protein 3 — its product is MEDSDSVATLIDSTTSKIQQLQKAFAELESYRAVTLNLKWKELEEHFHGLEKSLKRRFHELEDQEKEFENKTRKAQEILEKRQAAVYAKEQATLQRLQEKRDAAVFDIVNAREKQRKVTISDLAIVSNGGKGTFHVEDKPVDAVSFAANGNVEEVVLSPENGNVELSYPDLVKLCKEMDAAGLHKFISDNRKNLAAVREEIPHALRAAPNAACLVLDSLKGFYCTEVSNQDVKKDANLLGVRRTCIMLMECLCDFLSNSGCVSNVISEDIKDRAKAVAEEWKPRLDALDMDASNVNSLEAHAFLQLLASFGIASGFNEEELSRLIPMVSRRRQTADLCRCLGLSEKMPGVIEVLVNSGRQIDAVNLAFAFDLTEQFSPIPLLKSYLKDARKISSPVRSVNSSPTAQIDVNDRELIALKAVIKCIEDHKLDDQYPLDPLQKRATQLEKAKADKKRVTEATKPQPKRPRANGVGYGPRVTNILSDKTSYARVADRYPQYVYDRPYMYPAPTDNHCPPLMGSATYNISPNPGNYFGNGYQYQATYLH